In Triticum aestivum cultivar Chinese Spring chromosome 5B, IWGSC CS RefSeq v2.1, whole genome shotgun sequence, the following proteins share a genomic window:
- the LOC123110127 gene encoding uncharacterized protein — MDRIPSPQNPSQHPAERAIAMDSSDEEWVVLDPDNPAESSDDDRGVLALPASTSPLALSSSDDEDGDDDDGLQSAGEEDEEEDPFEVDEDGDDDGLESAGSEDEEEDPFEVDEDEDASPARLTRPLSGMFHHTPLDSVAYAAFDPVRSAKQLIPDPAFSAFPERVSVLASARGLVCLRGCATGFYYVANPLTFRRVRLPYHNRDHRLDADPAVVIAFEDDDDDDDDDAGFRHYHVVVTYQVHDGVWAVESFSTRTWDWRVGDDICAPETVVAQSGVGARGRAFFRTTIGHILCYTPETGCVDLIPAPHEVEGRKDWEIGEMEGNFCVACVDKDAKEVAVLYMVPGDAADQVTWAWAGQFHANKMGYHDRMTLLRSQGAAEVVMWDPLEQLVLAADFDGRVTRSIGPLSGGMYYSDFIPYVNSYADIYSEEGVGSVFKTNDEAVTFKVPQASVKAEIDSN, encoded by the exons ATGGATCGAATCCCCAGCCCCCAAAACCCTAGCCAGCACCCAGCCGAGCGAGCCATCGCCATGGACTCCTCCGACGAGGAGTGGGTCGTCCTCGACCCCGACAACCCCGCCGAGTCCTCGGACGACGACCGCGGCGTCCTCGCGCTccccgcctccacctcccccctcgccctctcctcctccgacgacgaggacggcgacgacgacgacggcctgCAGTCGGCgggcgaggaggacgaggaggaggacccgttcgaggtggacgaggacggcgacgacgacggcctGGAGTCGGCGGGctcggaggacgaggaggaggacccgttcgaggtggacgaggacgaggacgcgtcGCCGGCGCGGCTCACGCGGCCGCTCTCGGGCATGTTCCACCACACGCCCCTCGACTCGGTCGCCTACGCGGCCTTCGACCCCGTGCGCAGCGCCAAGCAGCTCATCCCGGACCCGGCCTTCTCCGCCTTCCCGGAGCGGGTCTCGGTGCTCGCCTCGGCGCGCGGCCTCGTCTGCCTCCGCGGCTGCGCCACGGGATTCTACTACGTCGCCAACCCGCTCACCTTCCGCCGCGTGCGCCTCCCCTACCACAACCGCGACCACCGCCTCGACGCCGACCCCGCCGTCGTCATCGCcttcgaggacgacgacgacgacgacgacgacgacgccggctTCCGCCACTACCACGTCGTCGTCACCTACCAGGTCCACGACGGCGTCTGGGCCGTCGAGTCCTTCTCCACCCGCACCTGGGACTGGCGCGTCGGGGACGACATCTGCGCGCCCGAGACGGTCGTCGCCCAGTCCGGGGTCGGCGCGCGGGGCCGCGCCTTCTTCCGCACCACCATCGGCCACATCCTCTGCTACACGCCGGAGACGGGCTGCGTCGACCTCATCCCCGCGCCCCATGAGGTCGAGGGCCGCAAGGACTGGGAGATCGGCGAGATGGAGGGCAACTTCTGCGTCGCCTGCGTCGACAAGGACGCCAAGGAGGTGGCCGTGCTCTACATGGTGCCCGGCGACGCCGCCGACCAGGTCACCTGGGCCTGGGCCGGCCAGTTCCACGCCAACAAGATGGGCTACCACGACAGGATGACCCTGCTCCGCTCCCAGGGCGCCGCCGAGGTGGTCATGTGGGATCCTCTCGAGCAGCTCGTGCTCGCCGCCGACTTCGATGGCAGGGTCACCCGCTCCATCGGCCCCCTCTCCGGCGGGATGTACTACTCGGATTTCATCCCCTACGTCAACTCATACGCCGACATCTACAG CGAGGAGGGGGTGGGATCTGTGTTCAAGACGAATGATGAAGCCGTGACATTCAAAGTTCCACAAGCGTCTGTCAAAGCAGAAATTGATTCCAACTAA